From the Sulfurimonas hongkongensis genome, the window TCTAAACAAATAAGCAAGAGGTTACAAGAATGAAAATAAAATATTGTAAAAAATGCTTGATGCCAAGTACAAAACCATACCTAACATTTAACGATGAAGGTATTTGTAATGCTTGTCAATCAAGTGAAAAAAAAGACAAAAAAAAGAGTGAAAATCAAATTGATTGGTCTAAGCGAGAAAGAGAATTTAATGATTTGATTGATTGGGCAAAAGAACAAAACGCTCCTTGTTATGATGCTATAGTGCCTGTAAGTGGTGGTAAAGACAGTATCACACAAGTTCATAGACTATTAAATAAAGGTTTGCGAATATTGGCAGTTAATGTTGATTATGGAATTAAAACAAAAATTGGTAAATACAATTTAGAGAGAATTCCTGAGATGGGAGCAAATCTTATTATATTTAGGCCAGAATTAACACTACATAAGAAGCTTATTAAAATTGGTTTAGAAGAGTATGGTGATCCTGATTTACTTAGCCATACACTATTGCATGCATATCCTTTGCATGTTGCAAAACAATTTAATATACCTTTATGTTTACTGGGTGAAAATTCTGCATTTGAATATGGCGGAGATGAAAAATTAGCAAATAACAATGAAATCACAAGAGAGTACTTCAATCATTATGCAGCAAATAAAGGCATGACAGCAAAAGTTTTTGGAAAAAAACATAATATTCCATTTGAACTATTGTGGCAATATGATTTTCCAGATGAAATAGAAAATAATACTGAAATTAAAGCAGTTTTTTGTAGTTACTATTTTAACTGGGACTCTAATGAAAATCTTAAAATTGCTCAAAGTTATGGTTTTAAACAATTAGAACTTGCCAAAGAAGGGACATATAGAAAATTTGTTGGTGTTGATGAACAGATTAATAGACTACATCAATACATCAAAGTTCTAAAATTTGGATATGGCAGAGCTACTGATCATGCTTGTGAGGATATACGATTGGGAATTCTCTCAAGAGAAGTAGCCAAAAAATTGGTAAAAGAGTATGACTTACAACCTTTAGGTGAAGAGTACATAAAAAGTATTAGCCGCTTTCTTAACTATGAAAGAGAAGAATTTATAGGTATTTTGGATAGATTTAGAAACAAAGATATATGGCACAAAAACTCCAATAATAATTGGTATATTAAGAATCACCTAGAGGATTAAAATGATAGATTTATTAAAAGAAAAACCGAGAACTTTTGAGGTTAATAATATTCAAATAAAAGATTTTGGTAAAATCATTTTAGAAAAAAATGAAATGGTCTCTTTTAAAACAAATTCAAATAAAGAGTATGATTTTGTTGCAAAAGAGTGGGGTTTTTATGCCACTCCTTCTATAAATGGTAGGTTAAAAAAAGAGGGTTTTAAAACAGCCTTAGTAAAGAATAGTTTTAAAAAATATTATATTAATGTAGTTGATATTGATAAAATGGATAGTTTTTTAAAGTATTTAAAACAGGAAAACAGTTCAATAGTAGAGTGGATGGATGAAAGACGATAAAAACTTGATAGGCATAATTGATTATGGTGGTAGCAATTTAAAATCAGTGTTTAATGCATTTAATAAATTAAATATAGTGTGCGAGATATGCGATGATTATTCAAAACTAGATAAATATGACAAATTAATATTACCTGGGGTAGGTGCTTTTGAACTAGCATCAAAACAACTTAAAGCTAATGGTTTTTTTAATAAAATCATAGATAAAGTTAATAGCGGCACTCCTATATTAGGAATTTGTTTGGGTATGCAACTTTTATTAAACAGTAGTGAAGAATATGGTTACAGCAAAGGTATGGGTTTAATTGATGGTGAAGTTAAGAGTTTTAAAAATATAGGTGTAAATCCTCATATTCATATGGGTTGGAACGATATTAAAATAACTAATAATAGCAACATACTTGGTGAGGGGAATGAAACTTATTATTTTGTACATGGCTATTATTGTGATATTAAAGAGCAAGAGTTTGTTGCAGCAAAAGTTCACCATGGGCTTTCATTTGATGTTGCTTATGAAAGAAATAATATATTTGCAGTACAGTTTCATCCAGAAAAAAGTCAAAAAAATGG encodes:
- a CDS encoding N-acetyl sugar amidotransferase produces the protein MKIKYCKKCLMPSTKPYLTFNDEGICNACQSSEKKDKKKSENQIDWSKREREFNDLIDWAKEQNAPCYDAIVPVSGGKDSITQVHRLLNKGLRILAVNVDYGIKTKIGKYNLERIPEMGANLIIFRPELTLHKKLIKIGLEEYGDPDLLSHTLLHAYPLHVAKQFNIPLCLLGENSAFEYGGDEKLANNNEITREYFNHYAANKGMTAKVFGKKHNIPFELLWQYDFPDEIENNTEIKAVFCSYYFNWDSNENLKIAQSYGFKQLELAKEGTYRKFVGVDEQINRLHQYIKVLKFGYGRATDHACEDIRLGILSREVAKKLVKEYDLQPLGEEYIKSISRFLNYEREEFIGILDRFRNKDIWHKNSNNNWYIKNHLED
- the hisH gene encoding imidazole glycerol phosphate synthase subunit HisH, yielding MKDDKNLIGIIDYGGSNLKSVFNAFNKLNIVCEICDDYSKLDKYDKLILPGVGAFELASKQLKANGFFNKIIDKVNSGTPILGICLGMQLLLNSSEEYGYSKGMGLIDGEVKSFKNIGVNPHIHMGWNDIKITNNSNILGEGNETYYFVHGYYCDIKEQEFVAAKVHHGLSFDVAYERNNIFAVQFHPEKSQKNGLSLLKKFANL